A window of the Paralichthys olivaceus isolate ysfri-2021 chromosome 5, ASM2471397v2, whole genome shotgun sequence genome harbors these coding sequences:
- the LOC109639521 gene encoding phosphoribosyl pyrophosphate synthase-associated protein 1 isoform X2, with product MNVAKSGYRVFSANSSAACTELAKKITERLGVELGKSVVFQESNRETRVDVKESVRGQTIFIIQTIPRDVNTAIMELLVMAYALKTSCAKNIIGVIPYFPYSKQCKMRKRGSIVCKLLASMLAKAGLTHIITMDLHQKEIQGFFSFPVDNLRASPFLIQYIQEEIPDYRNAIIVAKSPAAAKRAQSYAERLRLGLAVIHGEAQCSESDMADGRHSPPCVRNTTGHTGLELPLMMAKEKPPITVVGDVGGRIAIIVDDIIDDVGDFVAAAEILKERGAYKIFIMATHGLLSADAPRLIEESAIDEVVVTNTVPHEVQKLQCPKIKTVDVSMILAEAIRRIHNGESMAYLFRNITVDD from the exons ATGAACGTCGCCAAAAGCGGGTATCGAGTCTTCTCGGCTAACTCGTCCGCAGCCTGCACAGAACTGGCCAAGAAGATCACAGA GAGGCTGGGAGTGGAGCTGGGGAAGTCTGTTGTCTTCCAGGAGTCTAACAGAG AGACGAGAGTGGATGTAAAAGAATCTGTTCGGGGACAAACTATCTTCATCATCCAGACAATACCAAG AGATGTCAACACAGCCATCATGGAGCTGCTGGTCATGGCTTACGCCCTGAAGACGTCCTGTGCAAAGAACATCATCGGAGTTATTCCTTACTTCCCCTACAGCAAGCAGTGCAAGATGAGAAAGAGGGGCTCGATTGTGTGCAAGCTGTTAGCGTCAATGTTGGCCAAAGCAG GATTAACACACATCATTACCATGGACCTGCATCAGAAGGAGATCCAAGGCTTCTTCAGCTTTCCAGTGGACAACCTGCGTGCCTCGCCTTTTTTGATACAGTACATCCAAGAGGAG ATTCCTGATTATCGAAATGCCATCATTGTAGCAAAGtccccagcagcagcaaaaag GGCTCAGTCCTACGCAGAGCGCCTGCGTTTGGGTCTGGCTGTGATTCACGGCGAGGCGCAGTGTTCAGAGTCTGACATGGCCGACGGTCGCCACTCACCACCATGTGTACGCAACACCACCGGACACACAGGACTGGAGCTACCTT tGATGATGGCCAAGGAGAAACCTCCCATCACTGTAGTCGGAGACGTAGGAGGGAGAATTGCCATCATTGTG GATGATATAATAGATGATGTCGGAGACTttgttgcagctgcagagatCCTGAAAGAAAGAGGAGCCTATAAAATTTTCATCATGGCCACACATGGTTTACTGTCTGCTGATGCTCCACGCCTCATAGAGGAGTCAGccattgatgag GTGGTGGTCACCAACACCGTCCCCCATGAGGTACAGAAGCTACAGTGTCCCAAAATCAAGACCGTGGATGTCAGCATGATTCTGGCTGAAGCTATTCGCCGCATCCACAACGGAGAGTCCATGGCTTACTTGTTCCGTAACATCACTGTGGACGACTAG
- the LOC109639503 gene encoding cytoglobin-1-like — MERMQGDGEVDHLEQPSPLTDKERVMVQDSWTQVYQNCDDAGVAILVRLFVNFPSSKQFFSQFRHMEEPEELERSTQLRKHAHRVMTAINTLVESLDNSDKMTSVLKLVGTAHAVRHKVEPVYFKILSGVILEVLGEAFPEVMTPEVAAAWTKLLATVYCGIRAVYEEVGWNKLSTSTG, encoded by the exons ATGGAGAGGATGCAGGGGGATGGAGAGGTGGATCACCTGGAGCAACCAAGCCCACTGACGGACAAGGAGCGGGTGATGGTCCAGGACTCCTGGACTCAAGTCTACCAGAACTGTGATGACGCTGGCGTTGCAATACTAGTCAG GCTGTTTGTGAACTTCCCCTCATCCAAGCAATTCTTCAGCCAGTTCAGGCACATGGAGGagccagaggagctggagcgcAGCACCCAGCTCAGGAAGCACGCTCATAGGGTCATGACCGCCATCAACACGCTGGTGGAGAGCCTGGACAACTCAGACAAAATGACCTCTGTGCTGAAGCTGGTGGGCACGGCCCACGCAGTCAGACACAAGGTGGAGCCTGTGTACTTCAAG ATCCTGAGTGGTGTGATACTGGAAGTACTGGGGGAAGCGTTCCCAGAGGTCATGACACCGGAGGTGGCCGCGGCGTGGACCAAACTCCTGGCCACAGTCTACTGCGGTATCAGGGCCGTCTATGAGGAAGTGGGCTGGAATAAGCTCTCGACTTCAACTGGGTGA
- the rasd4 gene encoding rasd family member 4 — protein MHLLSSPNIQLLHRRGSTGGENNINTRTDSLTSGGKTQQTTTMSLEVKEKTEVRLVFLGAAGVGKTSIIQRFLKDTFEPKHRRTVEELHRKEYEVQGMKVTINIMDTSGSYSFPAMRKLSIQNSDAFALVYAVDDPESLVAVKSLREEILEVKEDKYTPIVVIGNKIDRQGDRQVSSKDVLSTVELDWNHSFLESSAKDNINVLEAFKELLLQANLPSWLSPALCRRRETFPKESNKRPPINKTNSCIIS, from the coding sequence ATGCATCTGCTGTCATCACCCAACATCCAGCTCCTTCACAGACGAGGATCcactggaggagaaaacaacataaacacaagAACAGATTCTCTCACATCTGGAGGAAAAACGCAGCAGACAACCACCATGTCGCTGGAAGTGAAGGAGAAGACAGAGGTGCGTCTGGTGTTTCTGGGAGCAGCTGGTGTGGGGAAGACATCCATCATCCAGCGCTTCCTCAAAGACACCTTTGAACCCAAGCACCGGCGCACGGTGGAGGAGCTCCACAGGAAGGAGTATGAGGTTCAGGGCATGAAGGTCACCATCAACATCATGGACACCAGTGGCAGCTACTCCTTCCCGGCCATGAGGAAGCTGTCCATCCAGAACAGCGACGCCTTCGCCCTGGTCTACGCCGTGGACGACCCAGAGTCCCTGGTGGCCGTGAAGAGTCTGCGAGAGGAGATCTTGGAGGTCAAAGAGGACAAGTACACGCCTATTGTGGTAATAGGCAACAAGATCGACCGCCAAGGTGACCGACAGGTGTCCAGCAAGGACGTGCTGTCCACCGTGGAGCTGGACTGGAACCACAGCTTTCTGGAGTCCTCAGCCAAAGACAACATCAACGTGCTGGAGGCGTTcaaggagctgctgctgcaggccaACCTGCCCAGCTGGCTCAGCCCGGCGCTGTGCCGGAGACGGGAAACCTTCCCCAAGGAGAGCAACAAGCGACCTCCTATAAACAAGACCAACAGCTGCATCATTTCGTAG
- the LOC109639521 gene encoding phosphoribosyl pyrophosphate synthase-associated protein 1 isoform X1: MNVAKSGYRVFSANSSAACTELAKKITERLGVELGKSVVFQESNRETRVDVKESVRGQTIFIIQTIPRDVNTAIMELLVMAYALKTSCAKNIIGVIPYFPYSKQCKMRKRGSIVCKLLASMLAKAGLTHIITMDLHQKEIQGFFSFPVDNLRASPFLIQYIQEEIPDYRNAIIVAKSPAAAKRAQSYAERLRLGLAVIHGEAQCSESDMADGRHSPPCVRNTTGHTGLELPSGKQQAPFPGIELPMMMAKEKPPITVVGDVGGRIAIIVDDIIDDVGDFVAAAEILKERGAYKIFIMATHGLLSADAPRLIEESAIDEVVVTNTVPHEVQKLQCPKIKTVDVSMILAEAIRRIHNGESMAYLFRNITVDD, from the exons ATGAACGTCGCCAAAAGCGGGTATCGAGTCTTCTCGGCTAACTCGTCCGCAGCCTGCACAGAACTGGCCAAGAAGATCACAGA GAGGCTGGGAGTGGAGCTGGGGAAGTCTGTTGTCTTCCAGGAGTCTAACAGAG AGACGAGAGTGGATGTAAAAGAATCTGTTCGGGGACAAACTATCTTCATCATCCAGACAATACCAAG AGATGTCAACACAGCCATCATGGAGCTGCTGGTCATGGCTTACGCCCTGAAGACGTCCTGTGCAAAGAACATCATCGGAGTTATTCCTTACTTCCCCTACAGCAAGCAGTGCAAGATGAGAAAGAGGGGCTCGATTGTGTGCAAGCTGTTAGCGTCAATGTTGGCCAAAGCAG GATTAACACACATCATTACCATGGACCTGCATCAGAAGGAGATCCAAGGCTTCTTCAGCTTTCCAGTGGACAACCTGCGTGCCTCGCCTTTTTTGATACAGTACATCCAAGAGGAG ATTCCTGATTATCGAAATGCCATCATTGTAGCAAAGtccccagcagcagcaaaaag GGCTCAGTCCTACGCAGAGCGCCTGCGTTTGGGTCTGGCTGTGATTCACGGCGAGGCGCAGTGTTCAGAGTCTGACATGGCCGACGGTCGCCACTCACCACCATGTGTACGCAACACCACCGGACACACAGGACTGGAGCTACCTT CAGGCAAACAACAAGCCCCGTTCCCTGGCATAGAGCTCCCAA tGATGATGGCCAAGGAGAAACCTCCCATCACTGTAGTCGGAGACGTAGGAGGGAGAATTGCCATCATTGTG GATGATATAATAGATGATGTCGGAGACTttgttgcagctgcagagatCCTGAAAGAAAGAGGAGCCTATAAAATTTTCATCATGGCCACACATGGTTTACTGTCTGCTGATGCTCCACGCCTCATAGAGGAGTCAGccattgatgag GTGGTGGTCACCAACACCGTCCCCCATGAGGTACAGAAGCTACAGTGTCCCAAAATCAAGACCGTGGATGTCAGCATGATTCTGGCTGAAGCTATTCGCCGCATCCACAACGGAGAGTCCATGGCTTACTTGTTCCGTAACATCACTGTGGACGACTAG